The Equus przewalskii isolate Varuska chromosome 4, EquPr2, whole genome shotgun sequence region gcaaataaacatgtTTAGTAGCTCTCATCATTTAATGGCACTTAAAAGCtttatttatcattatgaaacaataagtaaaaacaaatgaCCAAGTAAGGCAACTATTAAAGTCCATAGTGTGTTCATTCCTATGGAAGCATCAGAAGGACTACTCATGGGTTTTATATGTAGACTATATTAACCCATAAATTTATGATGAGGAGTTATGACCTCAGCGAGAAGCAGTACTGAGCCAGCAGACCCCTGAAGGTACTTTTGGTAAAGTGTAGAGTGGGTTTAGCAATGTTTATTCCAGTTTCttgttttaaggaaaagaaatctgcAGTTGGAGTTACAAAATTTGAGTTTAAAATCCAGCTTCACAAAGTATAGGACTTgagataaattacaaaatatctctatttaatgattttaaaaatggatacagTCTAGCCACCTATCTAGCTGCCTATAATCGTTATGAAAGTTGAATCAGATGCTAAAGTGCTTTAGAGAGTGCCAAGAGTCAAGTACACAAAGACAGCCAGTCTCAATGTCTAGAGATGACTAAGGTGTTTAGAAGCCACAATCTTTCTCGGCTCCCTTCCAGCTAACCCCAAATTAATATACAATTCTAGAAAACCATATACTTACTATGCAAATAAAGTTTCAAGTGATGGCCTCTATACCCCATGCTGCATCATCTTCCCGTCAGATACCCAGGCCCAAGTCCCTTCCAAATAGAAATCCTGAAGCCTCCACTGAGGCACAGGATGAGCGTTTAGGAACTACTTCCTTGGATGAGCTCTCCACTGGCACTGTCTAGTTAGTCACCAAAGCCACTCAATTATCATACACACCAACATAGTGCAGGTACGATCAGGCTTAAACTTTCAGAGCATTTGGCCAATATAACCTTTTTTTTCACACtgagagaaataagaaagcaatTTTCAATTCAAATCTTCATGGGTCCATGCTGATCATGATCTATGAGAGTTAATGAGCTATTACAAAACATATGTGCAGCTTCAACCAGATAGATCAACCAATGACTCTAAATGGCCCAGATCAAGTGAGAATGCAGCATACTATCACAAAACTACCTGTTTAACAACTGGGTATCcggacttttaaaatttaatcccTCTCAGTATCACTGTAGTAtcataaaaataactgaaagagaggaaatgttttatatataccaTTTCTTTAATATACAAATTGTTAGTGTCACAGAATAAATTCGTCTCCGAAAATTCCTCTCCTCCTTTTGCGCCCTGATTAAAATTTTGCTCCTTTACACCTGAGTTGAGTAAGAATATACCTACCTGTATATTCTTACACATCTCTTGTAGGGTATCAGCCTCACACAGTTATAATAGTATTTAATACACACACCAACAGACATATTCACACAAGCATTTTTACACACACATTCATAACTTTGTTTCAGGCATAGTGGTTTTAAATATAGCTTTGGAATGAAAAAGTTCTCAAATCCCATCTCAGACATTAACCAACTGTGGGGCCTTGGACAAGTTGTCCAACCTcccaagactcagtttcctctatttGTAAGATGAAGATACTATCTATACTTACCCCATAGAGTTGTTACAATGGTTAAATGAAGATAGTGTGTATAGAGTGTTCAGCACAGTGCCAAACAGATAGACAACCTCAGAGGagtgttagctatcattattattatttatacattcaCATTTTAGCCACTcagaaatattctctttttttttttaacttttataaaatactgaATTTCCACTTTTCAGGTAAAACAGTTCTTCGTCTTCTTTATAACTCTCCACTCAGGTTTACACCGGAGTGAATACTATGTTGAAAAAATATGATCCTGAGAGCCCTATGAAAACATGAGTATTAAGAAAAGAATTAGCAATATCATTTTTTGAGTTTTGATGCATTGCATACAGAAGAAGAATATTAAATCGCTAAAGGACAcagatatgtttaaaaaaaaaaaaacactaacaaGTGTGCCTGTAACAATGGCCAAGTTAGTTTTGTTTCAGTTTGCTCTTATTTACTTTCATGTTATTGGAGCTTCTCTGATATTTTAAGAGCTGTCCAATTAtttaacagaggaagaaaagagatctCTTCACTGTTATGCTCTgacacaaacaaaatatttaattttcctttaaaagacgATCCTCAAGTGTCTAATTTCTGGGAAAATCACAAGTGAATCTCAAatctaagaaataaattatataatcttGTAGGAAAAGCTCTATATTTGCTGAAAGCGACTTCAATTTATTTGAGAGTGTTGAGAATTTTTTAACTTCTCCTCTTAAATGTTTGGTTATAAATATTGCCAAGTTAATAAAGTTCTCTATGCTAAATACATTATTGTGATCAAGCAATACTCACCACAATAAGTTCATAAAGAAACTTCCTGGTATTTCTGTCTGCATGGCAATCTTCCTTTAACTTCTTTACAACATAAGAAACTTTTTCTGATTCTTTAGCTGCTTGTAGTCCATCAAAATCTTCCAGTTCCAGGTGCGAGTAACCCAGGATATCAGCTAAAACTTTCCAGTCATAAACTTTTTCTGACACCAAGGTCAATACAACTGAGTAGATGTAAGTGAATTTTCTAAAGGGGAGGGCGATTTGTTCGATAAGATTCTTGGTTGTGAAGACACTCTCTGGCATAgatattacttcttcctttgctgCCACCTTGACATTTTTGCAATGTACAAGTCCAATCTTACCTCTCAGGACTCCCACATACCATTCTTTCACTTTGGACTGCCCAATGGCTTTTATCTTACCCTTCCCAAGCAGAGCTACTGTGTCCCCTTTGAAATATTCAAGTAAGTAGTCAATCTTGCTTTGTCTTAGCACTGTCTTCAGGGTTACCCCATAGTTGGCGAAGTTCAATTTTTTGTCTTGGAATGTGGGATATTTAACACACACTCTTGGTAGTAAAGGAGCAGACTTGATTTCCGTTTCCTTCTGCAAATCATCTGGCAGATTTGAGAGCCTTTTTAGGTGTGGGGCTGGGTCAGGTGTAGTGATAAAGAACTGAGTAACTGGTCCACCATTGGGAGGTTCCACCTGAACACGGAAAACAAACAAGTGCATTTCTCTGCAGTCaactaaggaaaataaaaattgttgatGAACTACTTCACCTGCTTGCAACtgcttttgtttaatttctttcctttctccttctgcctttaCTTCAAAATCAGCATcacatgaaaaaacagaaatacttAAATCTTGTGGCTTGTCAAGAACAAATGAATGCTTCCCCCAGAGCTGAAACACAACTGGAGATGTGTTTTTTCCACCCTTCTTAACATCAGAGATTGTCAGCTTTCCTGGCATATAAGTGTGTCCACAAACTGTGAAAACAGCAGTGAAACTGGGATGGATATATTTGGGCCCATAAATTCCAATTGAGGTGGTTTTGTGGATGTAATCCCAAATGGTGGCAGCTGGCGACAGAGTAGCTTTCGCTTGCACAGCAATCACTAGATACATCACCTGACTCAAGTCTATTAGCTTGACTTGGATGGTGTCTTTATAAATGTAGCAGTTGTTTAACACTTTGAAAGGGCCTTCTTTACCCAGGCTGTGTAAACACACTATTTCTGTCATGACTTGGCTGAAAGGATCCTTTCTTACTTCAGCCCCTATTTTCATCTCCAGCAAAATGGCTTCCATTGTGTTAAGGTTGCCTAACATCATTTCCAACAGTGGGCTTACAGTGCATGAAAGATCATGGTTAAGCATGTGTGGAGGATCAAGAAAAGCCCTTAGAGATACCTCTTGGAATTCTCCCTCTGCTACATGGCCTTGAGGCACATGAACAGTGATATCTGATTCAGGTAATTGCACTGACCCTCCTTGGTGGTTTAATTTACAAACTATCATGGTCTCTGCAACTTGTGTTTGGGCCCATCCAGGACTCTGATTAATTGTATTCAAATCCAGGCAGGAGCGGGCCAGTTGGCGTTGACTTAACCAAGCCATTTTATAAGCCTCTCGATCATTTTGAAGCCATTCTAAATCTTGTTCTAGGATCTCATCAGAGTTATGTATATTCTGAGGGGCATGTGCTGTGTCACCTAAAATGTCCAAAAGTTCTGAAACACTTTTAGATCTTCCAgatttccttgaggaagactgcctAAGCAACTGATGCACATTAAGGTCACCACCAGAGGAATCGAAAGAATTTCcgttttctatttctctaaaaaaaagaaaaggatcttCCTTcaagatggaaatattctctctcttctcgTTATTTCTTAGCTGAGTTATGTCATCCAAAAATGGGTTAGAAGCAGACAGTTCATTCCAGAATGGATTTGTAGCCTTGGAAGCATTATTGCCATGAAGTATGAAAGCATCTGACCAACTGAGAAGCAAACGTGGGTCTGGACATTCTtgttatttaaacaaaaacaaagcaaaacaaatataaagtGGCATTCTGAGATACGatcaaaattaacttttattttagcttaaaaattcaaggctttttattttgctttttgatcTCCAGTCTAACAGCTATTAcaaaattaatgttaaatttgGTCAAATTTTCATGTTGTGAGGAAAGGTAAATTGTTCTACCAGTTTATTTTGACCATATGTaatatgattttatcttttagcACATCAtgatttataaacaaacaaatgtttaACAAATTACATAATCAGTTGAACACATCTTCTTAAAAATGTCCCAGACTACATATACTTATGccttattattttatgtttcattttcacaaaagaaaacctCAGAATAGAATAATTCAGTATGTAGAGTTTTCTAAACATTGCTCTCATTATATTTATTGTtcctttaatgtttttcttttcttataatattcaatatgtgaaaaatatcaaatacatcTGTTAATagctaaaatatgttttaaaaaaacaatatgcCAAATAAGATGATAATGAATTTCTTAGattattttctgataattttgtattgataaattttaataacattgaaattttttcatgaaaaagaacACCACGAAAATGAACATTGAAAAATGAACCAGCATTATATTTACTTCTTGAAGGAATTCATTAAGCTTTTTCAAGTTTAAACGACAAAGAACAGGCTTACCActatgaaatgaaaacatattactACTTTGGAAAGTGAGTATTTTAAGAATcagcaacacattaaaatatTCACATATCAACCAGAAGGAATTTCTATATATCTCACAAATAttgaagtcatttttttaatgtttaaagcaATTCATACTTAGtaattttccaataaatattGGTAACAATTCTGTAGACTGAATATACAGGATTCACAGTCTACAGGAGGTGTGAAACTGGTGCTGCTTCAGAGAAACTGAAAGCCAAAATGGCCAGCCAAAATAGAAAAACGAATTCAAGTAAACTGTCagaattttgtttaatatatggAGAACTATATCTTGATTGAAATGAGTTTTAAGCatcatatattaaaaatcagaaatgcattttgaaaaataaaaattgcatttctcttatttccGCAAGTTTCTTCAATTCAGTTGCATCTAACTCTGTTAAAACTTACTTTTCCTATGAAGATCAATTCTTTTATGATCCATCAAGATTTCTTAGGCCACTCTAACCTCTAGAGACCTCTTTAACCcccaaatttattatatttactgcATATACCACTCATTTAATAATGAGTTTTTGCCTCctcataatatttatataatctgtTGGCCATGCTATTatattttactcatctttttttttttaaggaagattagctctaagctaacatctgccaccaatcctcctcttttcgctgaggaagaccagccctgagccaacatctgtgcccatcttcctctactttatatatgggatgcctgccacagcatggcctgacaagcagtgcataggtctgtacccaggatccgaactggggaaccctgggctgttgatgtggaacgtgggaacttaactgctgcgccactggccagcccctgcTCATCTTTTAAATGATAATGTAAGTATTTCTATGATAATGTTGggattttatgattcttttaatcTTCTGTAGCACTTGTCAGATGTAGCCCTCCAATAGTTACTGGTAATGGATGAAAAATTACAATAGTTATAAATCCCTGTACCTGTAATATTGCAATTTTTTGAGGCTTTTTGGGCTTCCATGTCAAACAAATTTCCTTCAGATCTATTTTGTGAAATTCCTCTTGACCAAAAATGACCTCTTTCACTGGTTAGCATTTTTTCCACCTACaaagtaaatacatatatttcttgtAAGCTTACATACATAATTTGGCAGAGAAACCAAACTCAAAATAGCTcacatatttaaatagaaaactaCATATAAAAATACTCCACACAGGTCCTCTACTTCTGGGACGATGCTGGACTAGGTATCCCGAAATACGCATTAGCATCCCATTGAAAAATGCTCAGATCCTGGATTAACACCAACAAGCAAACCTAGAAATGCACTAGCGatcctataaaaaaaaaatgcactgtATTTGTAGACTCTTAagctactttaaaatttatatagaaaagcaaagggTTAATATTTGAGACAATCTGAAGAACATGATGGAAGTGACAAGTGCCACCATATATCagcatttattataaatatgtgcTAAGTAAGACAATGTGGAATTGGGATAGAAATAAACTAAGGACAAAATATTCCCAGTAGTAGACCCACCCACACGTGGAAACTTGATATATGACCAAAGTGGCCGTGCAGAGCAGTACAGATTATTCAGTAAACAGTGATGCTACAATTGGTTGTCCATGCTGAAAAAAAATTACGTTGGTAATAcacaaaagtcatttttaagaGACAAAGACTGAAAAGCAAACTAAGAGTCTAAGCAATTATCTTTATGCTTTCTGAAAAGTAGAGAATTTCTTAACAAGCACACAAAATgtaaaccataaaaaaaagaaagacaaatcctATACATCAAAgaacatgtttacaaaaagttaaaacacaagctaaaaattaggagaagatattttcattatatatgtctaaaaaagaaaaaaggattggaTTCTAAAACATATCAAagactcctacaaatcaataagaaaaataaaaacaacattatAGAAAAAAGATCTGAATAAGCATTTCTCACAAAAAGTCAACATAAATAACCTCAATATATTGATAATCAGAGAAATGGGATAAAATTACCACCTAtcaaatttgcaaaaattttaaaatctggcaCTCCAATTATTGGTAAAGATGTGAAGCAAAGAGAAATCTAATACACTCCTAGTGGAAGTGTCAATAAGTACAACCACTTAGAAATCAGTCTGGCATTATCCAAGAAAGATGCTTGCAGCCTAGTACCAAGCAATTCCAATCCCAGTCATTTGTTCTAGTAAAACCTTGCATATGTGCATCAGAAGAgatatacatgaatgttcattatGTTATATTAACAAAAAACTGGAATCAACCAAAATATCTTTTGCCatatgaatggacaaataaattgtgATGTTTtaatacaatggagtactatgcaACTATGAAAACAGATGAATTACAACAAAAAGCATCAATATATACTAATTGTAAGTATTGCACTGCTGAGACTCAGCCTTCTTTACATATATGTTTTCTCTTAGTCCCAAGACAACActgagaaatacatattttaaatcagattttacAGAGTACAGAAGTGAATCTCAGCAATGGGACATATAACTAACCTACAAGTTCAAATAGCTGGTGACTCACCCAGACATAGTAACTCAGGCACATTATAGCTACCTCATACAGCCCATGACTCAGTATGTCATATTCCCCTTCTCAGACTCAAGATTTCCAACAGTACATTCTGAGAGTATCCTATCTTCTAGTTCAAATTTCCAGTCGTGCTAAACTttacttctcattctctttcacaTGTTAACCACACCTCCTTCACCTTTGACTCATCTTTGTTGTCACACTCTTCTTTCAAGTTCTTCACAGTTAATTTCAAAgagggttattttattttttaaagaaatcaaaagtcTTTTctggtataaaaaaagaaaggacatattgaaagagaggaaagaaaaggggaaggaatcggaggggggaggggaggagagtaaggaaaagaaagaataaagaaaaggaaagaaaagaggggagcatattttccaaatatggtgaataaacaaatggcaaaaattatctcattaaaaaaaacaggGTCTACTCTTgcacatgcacaaaaattaactcaaaatggattaaagatttgaatgtaagacctgaaaccataaaactcctagaagaaaatataggcagcacactctttgacattggtcttaaccacatcttttcaaataccagtCTACtccagcaagggaaaaaaaagaaaaagttaacaaatgggactacatcagactaaaaagcttctgcacagcaaaggaaaccatcagcaaaacggaaagacaacccaccaactgggagaaaatattcacaaatcatttatcagacaaggggttgatctccaaaatatataaagaactcatacaactcaacaacaacaaaaaaagaaagcaaacaacctgatcaaaaaatgggcagaggacatgaatagacatttttccaaggaagatatacagaggccaacagacacatgaaacaatgctcaatatcactaattattagggaaatgcaaatcaaaactacaatgagatatcaccttgcaccagtcagagtggctataattaccaagacaacaaacaacaaattatggaaaggatgtggagaaaagggaacgctcatacactgatggtaggaatgcaaactggtgcagccactatggaaaatagtatggagatttctcaaaaaattaaaaatagatataccatatgacccagctatcccactactgggtatttatccaaggaatttgaaatcaatgatccaaaagagatttatgcacccctatgttcattgcagcattattcgaaatagccaggatgtggaagcaactcaagtgcccttctacagatgaatggataaaaaagatgtggtatatatgtatacagtggaatactactcagccataaaaaagacaaaattgtcctatttgcaacaacatggatggacctggagggtatgatgttaagcgaaataagccagacagagaaagaaaaatcctgcatgatttcactcatatgtggaagacaataaatacatggataaagagaatagattagtggttaccagagaggaagggggttggggggtgagcAAATGGGgcaaaggggcatatatgtatggtgatggataaaaattagactactgggggtgagcacaatgaagtgtattcaggaattgataaacaataatgtacactcGAAATTAtgcaatattataaaccattataatcccaacaaaattacttaaaaaaaataaaaaaacagggGCCAGTCCTAGCAGAGTAGGTaaattcatgcgctctgcttctgcggcctggggtttgccagttaggatcctgggtgcagaccgacacactgctcattaagtcatgctgtggcggcatcccacacagaagaactagaatgacctacagctaggatatacagctatgtcctggggctctggggagaaaaaacaaaaacaaaaaagaggaagattggcaacagatgttggctcagggtcaatcttcctcaccaaaaaggaatcactgcttctaaaaaaaaaaaattcaaatggtgCAATAGCAATTTTTTCCTCTGATAGGTGAAACTACATGGAAAGATTAGGTGAAAAACCAAATTACGCAATATGCAATTTATGCTGAAACCTCAAATTTCCTGGCCGATCGTCAAAATTCTGTGGTTGATTTTACTAAATAGAATGTCCAAAACTAAAAGTCCTTAGCACACCATGGGTAGCCAAAACTTTGAGCTAAGAAAATTAAGTTCACATCCTTctgcaaaattaagaaaatcaaattaaaatgagaaaaaatacttaaatataaaagcagttttcataaaaacaaagtacattttaaatggaaaacaaatttagACAGAAATCTACCTAAACTCTTTAATTTCTtgtggagaaagagcagaaaggaaTAATTTATACCCAGGATTCTTTTGAGGCAAACAACTCTTGGTATAAAAAATAGCTATAATCTAGTGGGATACAGTTAGAAGTCCTCGACCACATAAGAACCAGAAATGGTGGCTTAGGCAGCTATGGTCCTGGAAGATCATAACACCTCAGACACAAAGGCACAGGTTTGCTGCAGTTCTTTGTGGAGTAGCCCCATTCTCCAGTCACTCAACCAGATCTCTGTcctttaaagcagtggttctaaACGTTTGCTGTACCAGAATCAACTGGAGAGTCTGATCAAACACAGTTTGCTGGACCCACCCCAGTGTTTCTGATCCAGAAGGTCTGAGATtgagcccaagaatttgcatttctaacaaagtGACCAAAAGATGTGACACTGTGGTTCTTGGGGGCACGTTTTGAAAATCACAACCTGAAAACTACCATGCTAATATCTTTACCTGGCCAAGTAGATTTCTCCCTACTCTCTGGCTGCTCCCACTATTTCCCAATAAATCCTTCTTCTCCCTTCACCAAAACCCCTCCCCCCCATCTCACAGGACTTCACCTTGAATCTGGACTTTTTTTTCTATGAATACAGAGAGAGGTAGTATCAGGAAAAAACCCTGATGCTGACCTGTGGAGGGCAGTTCTTGTTTACCCAGGTGCAAATGGCACTAGCTACATTTATCATTTTCCTGTGTCTTCTTCCAACTCAGTGTGACAAACTTCATACTCATAGGCAATTGCTGTCCAAAAtgggaattttttaaactttgcctAAAGAAGCATCAGTCAATCTTTGTTGGAATGAGTACGTGGGGAAAGAAGTCTACTATCCACTTAACTGGGGACACATTTTTGTCAATATGCCTTTTACAAGGCACTTATTCTGATTCTGCATGatccattatttttttccttaaagaaccAATGAATAAAGTTTCGCTCTTAATTTATTATACTGTTTAAACTAGGCCTTAAGGAACTGGGAATGTTTACCAACTGTACAATTTAGCAAAATATCCCAGATGattgtgggggaaggggaggttgCAAAAGAGTAACCAGAGAAGCAAAACCATTCAAAAGAATTGTTCCTCTAAAATGAGTTCCTTTGAAGTGTTTATGGTAGTCATTATATActgaaaattgatatttttagcCACCCAGCAGGTTCAAAGTATTTTCCAACTAGTCGTTGAATACCTCAGATCTCCTTTACATGTTTCCATGATTTGTACTGTATTTAACTCTTGACCTaggtgatattaaaaatatttccatgtatGCTATAACTCTTAGAGGTTATAACTGGTGGATTTCCTCATCCTCCGAAGGCCAAACCTATTCAAATAACTTGTGTTCCTTTGTAAATGCAACTGGTATAAAAGGGCTGAGTGGCTCACAAGGGAACTATAATCAGCAGATGATGCTCAACTGGTATGATTTTACTGAGCCTTACCAGGGTGTGTGTAGCCTTACTGGATGTTGTTACCCCCAGGGTACCTTCTGATGGCCTAGGGGCATTCTCTGATTGGTAATATAATTACCCTACCACCAGTTATTAGATAGTTTGAGTATTACCTCCGGACATTACGACCAAAGACTGAAAAGATCTGATGGGAAAATGTCagcagcacttttttttttttttgaaagattttattttttcctttttctcccca contains the following coding sequences:
- the MACC1 gene encoding metastasis-associated in colon cancer protein 1 isoform X2 yields the protein MLTSERGHFWSRGISQNRSEGNLFDMEAQKASKNCNITECPDPRLLLSWSDAFILHGNNASKATNPFWNELSASNPFLDDITQLRNNEKRENISILKEDPFLFFREIENGNSFDSSGGDLNVHQLLRQSSSRKSGRSKSVSELLDILGDTAHAPQNIHNSDEILEQDLEWLQNDREAYKMAWLSQRQLARSCLDLNTINQSPGWAQTQVAETMIVCKLNHQGGSVQLPESDITVHVPQGHVAEGEFQEVSLRAFLDPPHMLNHDLSCTVSPLLEMMLGNLNTMEAILLEMKIGAEVRKDPFSQVMTEIVCLHSLGKEGPFKVLNNCYIYKDTIQVKLIDLSQVMYLVIAVQAKATLSPAATIWDYIHKTTSIGIYGPKYIHPSFTAVFTVCGHTYMPGKLTISDVKKGGKNTSPVVFQLWGKHSFVLDKPQDLSISVFSCDADFEVKAEGERKEIKQKQLQAGEVVHQQFLFSLVDCREMHLFVFRVQVEPPNGGPVTQFFITTPDPAPHLKRLSNLPDDLQKETEIKSAPLLPRVCVKYPTFQDKKLNFANYGVTLKTVLRQSKIDYLLEYFKGDTVALLGKGKIKAIGQSKVKEWYVGVLRGKIGLVHCKNVKVAAKEEVISMPESVFTTKNLIEQIALPFRKFTYIYSVVLTLVSEKVYDWKVLADILGYSHLELEDFDGLQAAKESEKVSYVVKKLKEDCHADRNTRKFLYELIVALLKMDCQGLVAHLIQEAAILTSAVKLGKGWRELAEKLVRLTKQQMEAYEIPHRGKTGDVAVEESMSTA
- the MACC1 gene encoding metastasis-associated in colon cancer protein 1 isoform X1; its protein translation is MLTSERGHFWSRGISQNRSEGNLFDMEAQKASKNCNITECPDPRLLLSWSDAFILHGNNASKATNPFWNELSASNPFLDDITQLRNNEKRENISILKEDPFLFFREIENGNSFDSSGGDLNVHQLLRQSSSRKSGRSKSVSELLDILGDTAHAPQNIHNSDEILEQDLEWLQNDREAYKMAWLSQRQLARSCLDLNTINQSPGWAQTQVAETMIVCKLNHQGGSVQLPESDITVHVPQGHVAEGEFQEVSLRAFLDPPHMLNHDLSCTVSPLLEMMLGNLNTMEAILLEMKIGAEVRKDPFSQVMTEIVCLHSLGKEGPFKVLNNCYIYKDTIQVKLIDLSQVMYLVIAVQAKATLSPAATIWDYIHKTTSIGIYGPKYIHPSFTAVFTVCGHTYMPGKLTISDVKKGGKNTSPVVFQLWGKHSFVLDKPQDLSISVFSCDADFEVKAEGERKEIKQKQLQAGEVVHQQFLFSLVDCREMHLFVFRVQVEPPNGGPVTQFFITTPDPAPHLKRLSNLPDDLQKETEIKSAPLLPRVCVKYPTFQDKKLNFANYGVTLKTVLRQSKIDYLLEYFKGDTVALLGKGKIKAIGQSKVKEWYVGVLRGKIGLVHCKNVKVAAKEEVISMPESVFTTKNLIEQIALPFRKFTYIYSVVLTLVSEKVYDWKVLADILGYSHLELEDFDGLQAAKESEKVSYVVKKLKEDCHADRNTRKFLYELIVALLKMDCQGLVAHLIQEAAILTSAVKLGKGWRELAEKLVRLTKQQMEAYEIPHRGKTGDVAVEMVWKPAYDFLYIWGAHHGNSCRDVLQDLQSALDRMKNPVTKQWRDLTGALILVNSLEILRATAFSTS